A section of the Primulina eburnea isolate SZY01 chromosome 1, ASM2296580v1, whole genome shotgun sequence genome encodes:
- the LOC140823739 gene encoding OVARIAN TUMOR DOMAIN-containing deubiquitinating enzyme 9-like, whose translation MCELDPDVVRWGLHLLDVCSLSNNGSPETLTCYENDLSRSVTVEEGFSYPTSSVVDEGFCYPTHSVVENDEVIAHALQEELSRLATAEASESASAMEEHQNESVLSRDWLGHSNRFLNSGENNDQDALPEIEDESALDSELGKRLNQMVPIPHIPKINGEIPSADEAMSDHERLLNRLQLYDLVELKISGDGNCQFRSLADQIYRTPLHHKSVRTQVVNQLKSQPELYENYVPMSYDDYLRRMSKNGEWGDHVTLQAAADFFGIKIFVLTSFKDTCYIEILPQMQKSNRIIFLSFWAEVHYNSIYPSEEFPVAESKKKKRWWWT comes from the exons ATGTGCGAGCTAGATCCCGATGTTGTTAGGTGGGGCCTTCACCTTTTAGATGTTTGCTCTCTTTCAAATAACGGTTCTCCAGAAACTCTTACCTGCTATGAGAATGATTTGTCTCGATCCGTTACTGTGGAGGAAGGATTTAGTTATCCGACAAGCTCTGTTGTGGATGAAGGATTTTGTTACCCAACACACTCAGTTGTGGAGAATGATGAAGTAATCGCACATGCTCTTCAGGAAGAATTATCAAGGCTTGCGACTGCAGAAGCATCGGAATCCGCATCTGCTATGGAGGAACATCAAAATGAATCTGTTCTTTCTCGGGATTGGCTTGGCCATTCAAACAGGTTCTTGAATTCTG GTGAGAACAACGATCAAGATGCCTTGCCAGAGATAGAAGATGAATCGGCTCTTGACAGTGAATTGGGTAAAAGACTGAACCAGATGGTTCCCATTCCT CACATTCCTAAAATTAATGGAGAAATACCATCTGCTGACGAAGCCATGTCAGATCATGAAAGGCTGCTGAATAG ATTGCAGTTATATGACTTGGTCGAACTAAAAATTTCAGGGGATGGTAATTGTCAG TTTCGTTCATTGGCAGATCAAATATACAGGACCCCACTGCATCACAAATCTGTGAGAACTCAAGTAGTTAACCAG CTAAAGTCGCAACCTGAGTTATATGAGAATTATGTCCCGATGTCCTATGACGACTACTTGAGGAGAATGAGCAA AAATGGAGAATGGGGTGATCATGTGACATTGCAGGCTGCtgcagatttt TTTGGAATCAAGATCTTTGTTCTTACATCATTCAAGGACACATGTTATATTGAAATTCTTCCTCAAATGCAGAAGTCAAATAGAA ttatattcttgagtttctGGGCTGAGGTGCACTACAATTCAATTTATCCATCAGAAG AATTTCCGGTCGCCGAGAGTAAGAAGAAGAAGCGGTGGTGGTGGACATGA